The Neodiprion pinetum isolate iyNeoPine1 chromosome 5, iyNeoPine1.2, whole genome shotgun sequence genome segment gtagaaaaagtttcaaatcgcATATATGCACAAAAATGCGCGTGATAGTTTGCGATGCAGCTGAAAAAAAGATCATTTTTCCGAAACAAGctggaatgaaattaaatttctatcACAATATTGAGGAATAAGATTAATTCACATTACGTTAGGTTCTCGAATAATTCCGGTGAATAAGGATATTCCAGTGCTGTGATGGTATATTGCATAATGATATGGTCGATCGACTTCAAATCTCAGCGGAGGTTCCTCGATATATGCGCACATTAAAACTAAGGCTACAcctaaacaaaaaaaaaaaaaaaaaattgtcttgaAATAGTACATTTCAATCAgtaagtattattatttataaatcaaATAAGCAGTATACGCACAATTTAGAGTTTGAAAGACATTTTATAACTCATTTTGTTAATACGAAGATCCAGAAGATTAGTGGTGAATTATGATATTTTTGCACATAATTATATCTACGAAAATCAATTGAAGGCACATGCAAATTAAGTTTAatacattgaaaataaatagtgatgtgtataataaaaaagatgtaAAAATTGCCAAAGCTCTTAGCGTGGTATGAAAACGTACATAAATTATTCGCtaaaatatattgtaagaATATGCGATAAGAAATTGTGAACGGAACCAAAAAGTAGTGGTGAGAAAGTTGCATAGCTTACAGTGCAAATTCCCTTTTCTGTCTTCTAGAATTCAGCCTCAGTGGTGAATAAAAAGGAGGCTAAATGTACTGCTGGATCGTAAAACTCGATTGGTATATACAATATTGTTGTAAGACATTAAAACAACGTCtgagaaaaatgttcaaaaactATTGCAGAAAATTAAATGACGCGAAGGCAGAGAGAAATGGTGATATGCGATTCAATGGAGGCAAAAGTACAGGATTAAATTAGGGTCAGTGCACTGCTGTGATGTTCGCAGAACTTTGACTTAccagtagcagcagcagcttcGCTACCTTCCTCGTTTACTTCGATGAATGCTTTTTGGATGACTTTGCTAACTTTGAGTGGAGTATCAGATATACCAGAGAAGTCAGCCTCTTCTCCAAACATGTCAGTCATTCCCAACTAAAAGTAGACGTGTACAGTggatagaaaaataatcagcaaCTCAAACTTCTTATAGTTAGTTATTCTAGGACAGGactttttgaaattacatGAATTGGACAGAAATTtggtagtaaaaaaattccagaaGTTATGTAATACACACAAGTTGTTTAGAGAAATTCCATCAGTTGCtatttataatgaaaagtTGCAATTTACTTCGTATGTTACCTTTTCAAGTGTCTCTTGGAGATCTAAAGTACTTTCTATCTTGAATTTTGGCAAGAAGAGCTCGACGTCGCTGGGATACGATTTTTGCAAACTTTGTTTCAGATTCACTTGATGAAGAttatcctgaattttttgGAGGCCATCCACTTCGTACGGTACAATGATTATCATACTCAGCTCGTCCCCctgagaaatagaaaaaaaattagaatatttGTGAAGGAGATTATCCTATGAATCTCTGATAGTACATGACTAGACCGAATGATCGATTAACGTCAATATTCACATCTCCAATTGATTCTCAAGTCTCTATACCTGGTACGGGATCTCGATGAATCTTGCACTCAACTCTGGAAGATCGCCAAATCGCAGTTTGTGTTTTATGAACATGGTAGGTACACATTTTGTAGTGTGTTCATCGATGTGGAAAGGTCTATCCTTTGTCAAAGcgggattgaattttttgtcccATTGTCCCTTGAAATATACTGCGTTCACAAGTACCAATTTTGTGTCCGAGTTGAGGCAGTCTATGAACAGGGACTCAGTTAAATGTCTTGAAAAGTTCTATAACTCCATAAGTGCTTCCAACTCGAAGAAGATTACAATTCCAACAAAACTTGCCAGATTCGATTGCAGACATAAGTATTTACCTTCAGTAATTAAATCCTTAATACG includes the following:
- the LOC124219873 gene encoding antichymotrypsin-2-like isoform X2, with the translated sequence MAGNVGLHAVAETTGQFGNNFLKTVGNDKPGNLIMSPLSAQVVLAMAAYGAGGRTATQMRSCLFIPTENEVGQSGYQSLIETLNAVKGVELRLANKIYTASQFEVKPEYKELTSKKFYSSSEEVDFNDPTQASKTINTWCEEETNKRIKDLITEDCLNSDTKLVLVNAVYFKGQWDKKFNPALTKDRPFHIDEHTTKCVPTMFIKHKLRFGDLPELSARFIEIPYQGDELSMIIIVPYEVDGLQKIQDNLHQVNLKQSLQKSYPSDVELFLPKFKIESTLDLQETLEKLGMTDMFGEEADFSGISDTPLKVSKVIQKAFIEVNEEGSEAAAATGVALVLMCAYIEEPPLRFEVDRPYHYAIYHHSTGISLFTGIIREPNE